The genomic DNA TGCCTGCCCCGTGAGCAGTGCCGCAACAACATCCGGCGGCATCTTCCCCTGCCCGATCTCAGCCAGGGTGCCCGCCATGATTCGAACCATGTTGCGCAGAAAGCCTGAGCCGAAAACGTCGATGTGAATGAATTCACCACTCCGTACGACCTCCACCGAATAGATCGTGCGAACAGTGGTCCGGGCACTGCACCCGGACGCCCGGAACGCACAGAAATCACGCTCCCCTACGAAATGAACCGCCGCTTCCCGCATCAGGTCCAGATCAAGGGGCGCCTTGAGCTGCCAGGCGTACAGGCGACTCAACGGGGAGCGGTGAGGAGCGTTCACTATAGTATACCGATAATGCTTACCTTTCGCATCGGCACGGGGATTGAAATCCGCGTCCACCTCCGCAGAGCCTTGAACCTTTATATCGCAGGGGAGCAGGTTGTTCAGCCCGTAGGTGAATGCCCGGAGGGGAAGGTTTCGCTGCGTCCGGAATACGGCCACCATCCCCTTCGCGTGGACACCCGCGTCAGTGCGCCCCGAGGAATAGACCCTCACCTGCTCCCCGAGGAGCCGCTCCAGGGCCTCCTCCACCACCTGCTGGATCGATAGGCCATTCGGCTGCAGCTGCCATCCGACGTAGTTGGTGCCATCATATTCAAGGATCAGCTTGATGGTTCGCATGGGCGGGGAGTATAGCAGCATCGCCACCGGAATCCAAGCAGGGCGAACTGGAAAGGCATTGCAATTATCTCCCGGAAAGTCTACATAAACGGCTCACGCACATTCATCTCATCCTGCAAAGGAGGAACCATGACGCGCTATATCAACACCGATCGCATCGCCGCCGTCCAACTCACCACCCCCGCGGAGAATCCCCTCGTCACTGACGACACACGCCTCATGGACATCTGGTTCGACGGAGCCGCAATTCGCAAGCAGCTCTTCAAGAAAGTGAAGAAGACCGAGCAGGAACAGATGGCAGCAGATCTTGAACGAAAAGGCTTCATCCGCTCCGGAAACCTGCTCATTGATCCGAAGGCCGTGCTTTTCGCAGAGATGGAGCACGAAATCGTCGGCGGCCTCGTCACAATAGGGTTTCAGGACAACGGGAAACCGGTGGAACTCAAGGTTGACGCGAAGGCATTCAGTGAGCTGTGCGAGAGGCTGGGTGGTAAGGGGTAGTTCCTCTGAGGGAAGTCCTGGTTTTTATTGGGAGAGCGGCACTCACGCTGCTCTCAGCATGAAATCCACATGCACGGCGTCGAAGGGAAAGACGAGGAGGCCATTCTCGGTTTTCTGCAAAATTCCGGCTTTAAGGAGTACCTGAACATCGCCATGCACCGCCTTCACATCTCTCTCCATCCGGCGGGCAGCCTCACGTATCGTCATGGGGCCTGCCCCCGTCATAACCTTGAGCAGCTGCCAACGTTTGCCTGAAATTACCTTGAAAAGGAGCTCAGGCGAATCGAAACTGATAAACTCCCCCTGCGCTTCCCCCTTGAACGCTTGCAAAAACCTTCGGCTGCTTTTTTCCCGTGAAGCGATTTCCAGCGTTACCGTACGCATATCAGAACCTCCAATTGTCCACATCTCTCCAGAAATCGTCGAGCAGCGCCTGAGATGTAGTGAAAGCATATGAAGCCTCCTCCCCGCCTAGGTGCTTGTGGTCGCCCTTCCCCGCCTCATTGTCGTAACGCACCACGCACCGGCCGTCAACAACGAGGGCGAGACGACACTTGAAATTGTGATGACTCCCGGAAAGAGGCGAAGGAAGGCGCCAGACAACCATCTCCACAAACGCGGCTTCTGAAACGATGTGGCGCTCGTTGAGCAGCAATTCGGCTTTCATGTTGGAAACAATACCAACAGCATGGTGCGTTGTCAATATTTACAACAGGAGACTCACCAACTTGTAAAAAGGGTGCGGCCCTCTAGCTCACCATATCCGACCTAGTAAACGATACGGTGCGATACGCCCTCGCCGAATTCGAAGCAATCTTTCGGCATATTGGGAACGTGCCAAATAACCATGGGTCTCATACGAGGAGTTCGGCAAGGAACTGAAGAAGAATGGAAGGATATAAGGACTTCCTGAAGAAGTCGGCAGCCAAGGAGATCGAGACACTTCCGAAAAAAGGAGATCGTAAAGGTACTGGAGCGGATCGATTCAGTGCGCCACGGCCCTCCGGGGAGCGAGAAGCTTGGCGGACTCGATGTCTACCGCATCAGGCAAGGGCATTATCGGATCATGTATTCCATCGAGGATGATGCGCTCACGGTCTGGGTGGTGAAGGTAGGCATCGGCGGGAGGTATCGGTAAGTTCAACGAAGTCAAGTCAGGCTTGATAAGTCCTGCATCAAAGAAGATTTCCAGCCTTCATACCCACCATCAGCTATCTTGTCGAAGAAGCCGGTGTAATCCTGGGGGGAAAGGAAATAGAAGTGATACCGCCACGGCTCGCCCGCCTCGGTCAGCGCCGCATTCAGCCGCTCGAAGTGAGCCTTGCCGTCTCGAAACTTGGCTCTGTTGCGGTTATTGTCATCGCCATCCTGCTTGATCTCCACCACTAGTACATCATGGCACGCCTTGAGCCGGATAAAGAAGTCAGGATTGAAGAACTCATTCCTCGCATGGGTCTTGCCGGTTTTGGCAGGCTTGTAGGAATAGGGGAATGAGTAACAGCCTCGGTCAGGCGATTTGATAAACGAGCCGATCAGGTCACTTCTTTCAAACAGCAGATCACTGAACCTGCGTTCAGGTTCATGGCTGGCGTAGAGCACATTGACCGGCGTCTTGAATTTTGCGGCATCCACCTGATGCAGCCGTTTGACTATCTCCTTGATATTCTCCGGTGTCTCGTCACCAAATGCTTCAACCATTTCCGCCCACTTGCAGTACTGTTTCCACAGGTAGGCCTCATCCTTGTCGAAAGGTTTTGTGTCGCCATCAACATGGTAGACCGCCCCGTTCTCCTTGATCCGCCCTTCCGAAAAGGACTGTCGCATGGATTCACGATAGTCGATCGTCATCAGCGCCTTTGCCACATTGGCTTTCCGCGGATGCTCACGGTCAACATCCCGGAACAGCGGCCCAAAAGCCTGCTGCACCAGCGACAGATTTTCACGACTCAAAAACGTATCATCGTACCCACCTGACCGGAGTGCACCAGTAATCAGTTTCCTGATCCTGCTTTTCGGCCACTTCTCCCCAAGCTTCCTGTCCTTGTCGGCTATGAAATCATGCAGCATGCAGACTGCATACTCGATCTCGTGAACGTCCTCATGCAGCAGTTCAATAGCCAACTTGCCGCTTTCGGAGAAGGTGGAATACTCTGTGCTCTTGCGACTCTGGGGCTTCAGCGTCAGTATAATCTCCGTCGCCTTCTGTTTCTTCGTCTCCACAGTCTTATCCACCAGCTCGTAACTCAGGTTGTGGAGGGGGAACACGTACTCATCGCGCCTGCTGTCGTAGCCCCAGGAAAGCGTATTCTCCACCTCCAGCACATCTCTCAACAGGTTAGCTATCTCCGCCGACCAAGCTTCGTGGTTCGTCACCTTTAACAACGGACGCGTATCCAAATTTGGCGGGACCCGCAGCCCGCGCCCCAGCACCTGTGCAATCAGGAGCTTCGAACCGAATGCACGGGAATCATGGGGAACAACTTGAAAGACGTTCTTTACATCCCATCCCTCGGTAAGCATGCTGACGGAAACGATCCATTCCACCGGACTAGAGGGATCATCCACACCCTTCAGGGCAGCAATGTTCTCCTTGCGTCGTTTGTCGGGCGAATCCTTGCTGTCCCGTGGACAATACGCCGCTTCCACTCGGGCCTTTGCTGCCTTGGCTGTAGGAATGCCCGAGGTGACCCAGATTGCCTTTTGCTCCGCATCAGCGCGGCTGATCTTCTCCTTCTTCACCAGGAAATCCACCAGCTGCTTCCATTGCTCGACGCACTCCGCAATATCCTTGGTGACGACAATGGATATCGGGCGGACCTTCGTGCCATATTCCTTCACGTTTCCCATGTGAACCGTGTGGATCTTGTCCCAGCTCTGCTTCTTATATGTCTCTTCCTGAACGTAATCAGGCTTCTTGACAACCTTGGCTTCCACGGCCTGCTTCAGGCCAAAGCGATAAATCACATCAGGAAAATAATCGTTACCGACATAGGCGGTACCGGTGACATGAAGCATATAGCGGAAATCATATCCAGCGCCTTTAAGGAAGAGCAACCACTTCTTCATGGATGACTCGTCGCTGTCATCAGGGCTGAACAGGTGGTGCGCCTCGTCGTTCAGCACCAGGGTCCGTTCCCCGTTCCCCCTGAAGCTGTCGGATATGGAAGAGCCGGCGTTGCCGTAAACCGCATGAATGTTTTCAATGCAAATATCACCGGGCTGAATGGTCTCATTCCCCCGCTTGATCCCTGGAATGGAAATCAGTGCCCCGAGTTCCTTCATGACCTCCGCCAGTCGAGGATCACCAGCCAGCCGATTGAATTTTTCCAGCAACCCATCCTCAATGGTCAGTGACGGGCACAGTACCAGTACCCGGTCCACCAGCCCTTCGGCCAGTGCAATGGCGGCAATGCCGTACATGAGGAAGCTTTTACCCCCACCGGTCGCGATATCCAGCGTCGCTGCCTTTCGGTCACGCAAAGGCATTTTTGCCAGAAAGGCGTCAATACTGTTGTCGTGGCGCGCAGCCAGTGTTTGGTTATTCTGCCAGTTTTCCCGGGCCAGTCGCTCCAGATCTGGATATTTTGGTGAGATGAGAAAGCGGATTGCCGTGCGGGCAGCGTCACGTAGAAAGGCGTAGTTGCCGGTATGAAGCAGATTGAGAAAAGCATCGTATTTGTGTACCAGCCCTTCGGTGGCATCGCTTGCATCATCCACCCGAAGGATTTGGTCAGTGATGCGGAATTGAACGCTCATTGAAAATCCGCCTTGCCGAATACCAGGGTCTTTTCGTTGCCGTAGCGGTCGCAGAGAATTACCATCATCTTCTCCCCCTTGAACTCCTCTTCAGGGATGCGAATTTCCAAAGCCTTTGCTTTTTCCAGCCCCCCTGCCGCCTTCAGCAGATCCTCGCCCCAAAATACCCGGTCCAGCCTGAAGACATCACCATCGTAGTTGAGATCGATCATAGCCATGGAAAAAGTTTCAAAGTTAGCGAAATCCTCAGGATCGGTAGTCAGAGTCTTCGAGCGGAATTCGCTCACATCCACGACCAGCTCGGGGAGCAGTCCACGGCGCTTCGCATGCGGTTTGTACTTCACCACCGGCTGTGAAATGAAATCAAAGCCGATAGCGTCAATGACCTCATTCACATCCGCCTCACGCATCGGCTGCTTGAGAGCACCCGGCTCCCGCTGCTGAATCAGGCGGAGAATGACCGAGATAGGCACCTTGAGAAAGACATACACCGCACCCACGCGCTCAATCTCGTCCTCGGCAAAGTCCATGGCAACAGTCGGCGCTATCACATAGAACCGTTCCCCCTTCCTGCCGCGCAGGATCTGCTGGAGATTATCCACGTAGCCGTAATCGAGGGTCAGGGTGGGGTGATCCGGGTAGTTCCAGACCAGAGCGGAATGGGTACCGATGTAACCATCAAGCTCCAGGCCGTAACGGCTATGAACTTCCTCACGCACGCCGAACAGCTTTAGGACGAAGGGGCGGTACTCCTGCCACGGCATCCCGCGCAGCGACTCCATGTCGTACAGCCCCGCGCGATACAAGGCAAACTCCTTCGGCGGCAGCGTTTTTTCCTTCTCGGGCTTCTCCTTCGGAGCGACCAACGAAATGCGGAACTCACGCCCGTCCACGGTGACGCTCTTTTCGCCGGGGCCGTCGTCCGGGCCTACGTCGTCAAGTCTGTCGGGAGAAATACAGAGATTGGTTTCAGGGCAGGCAATTGCGAAAGGCGTTCCCTTCTTCAGGAGGTCGTGCTTGGAAACAATCTCAGCCAGGTCAGCTAGCAGATCCAGCGTTACGTTGCATTCTCCATTTTTCGCTTTCTCAGTGATGAGGAGGAGGCCGGGGTGGCTTTTAAGGTGGTCGTTCCAGTCCGAAATACGTCCAGTAACAAGACGTTCGTCTGCTTTGGCTGATCCGATGTTACTGGTTAGAGTAAATAGCCGTTTCTGTATTGTGTAAATGGCTAGTTTACCGCAGTCAAAGGCTATCCATCGACGCCCGAGCTTTTCTGCAACCACCGGCGTAGAACCGCTGCCTGCAAAGCAGTCAATGACAATGTCGCCTTCTTTTGAAGAGGTTTTTATTATTCGTTCAAGCAACTTTTCTGGTTTTTGGGTAGGGTAGTTCGCTCGTTCTGCCGCCTGTGAGTTTACAGGGAATATGTCCAGCCAAAGATCCTGGACGGGCTGGCCTTGTACCTCATCAAGATAGCGTTTAATTCGAGGCACACCATTTTTTGTGTAGTAGAGGCGATCTTCTAACTCATAGCGCTGCATCGTTTCAAACGGACAACGCCAAATTTTTCTTATTTTCTTCCACTCATAATCATATCCACCACCTTTCAGCCCAGCTCCGACGAGGTCACCATCAGTAAATCTACGACCATCTTTGTCAACATGCTTATATCGTTCTTTTAGATGTACGTGTGAATACTGGCTGTACTGAGCCGAGAATACATTGGAATCTGATTTAGTATAAAACAGGATGGTGTCATGGACATTTGCATACGTTTTTGAGTCACTATGAGCAGATGTCCTCTTCCAGATAATTTCATTTTTAAAGTTATACTCTCCGAAGACTTCATCCATGATAGCCTTCATGTAGTGGATCTTTTTTACATCCAGATGAAGATAAATACTACCGTCATCGGCTAAAAGATCGCGGAGCAAAATGAGACGACGGCGCAGAAACTCGATGAACTGTGCCCCGAGAACCTTATCTCGATAAGCCTTCTCCTTGTCCTTCATAAAGTCCTGTTTCGTAGCAAAGGGAGGATCTATGTATATAAGTTTAATCTTGTCGCGAGTGCCAAAACGGTTAGCCCCCTGCTGATCGGCTAACAGTTCGCGCAAAGCCAGCAGGTTATCCCCCCACACAAGCAGATTCCGCCAGCCATCGCCATGTGGCCTGTCTTCGGCAAAGCGGCGCACCAGTTGCCACGGTGCCGCAGGCGTCTCCGCCAGCACCTGCTCCCGCTTCATCTTCCCGGCGTATTCCAGCCGGTACTCCTTGCCTACCTCGACGCTCTGCTCCCCCCCAGGGAACAGCTTCCCCCGCCAGTGCGCAGGTATCTGCTGCCCGGCCTGCAGCAAGCGTATCAGTTCATTTCGGTCGTCGTTATTGAGATTGGTCATCTTTTCCGGTTCTTTCCACGACCACTATTGGCAGGTGCAAGGAAGTGAACCAGAAAAATACACTTTAGATGTGTATGTTTCAATAGATTTTATATATCGGATGATGCGGTAGTTAAGCACAAAACAGGTCTGTTATAGTGCCGCCATGCCACGGAACAGGATCATCAAAAGCGGAGAAATCGGCGCGGCGATCAAAAGGCGCAGGAACGAGCTGGGTTATTCGCAGGAGTGGCTTGCAGAATTTCTTGATGTGTCGTACCAGCAGGTACAGCGATACGAAAACGGGATCAGCATGATCAACGTGGAGACTCTGCAGAAGATTGCCGGGGCGCTGTCCGTACCGGCAACCTTCTTCTTCAACACGGAGCGTCCGCACGTGGCGGCGGAGCCGTCACTCCCCTACCAATCTGCAGACGAAAAAGCCCTCCTGAAGCATTACCGGCAAATCCCCGCAAAGTCCGACAGGGAGCTGGTTGTAAGGGTCGCCCGCCTTGCTTCCAGAAAATGAACGCGGAGAACAAAAACGCAAAAAAGGCACGGAGCCAGTCCGTGCCTTTTTTATTCGAATAAAAAATTTTTTCTGCTCCCACTATTGCCCTAGTAGCGCGTCCCCCTCCTCCGGCGGAAGCTCCTTCCCTAAGACCTCCCACAGATTGAGCACCAGCTCGGGGAATATGGCGACGGGGAGAGTTTCCGTCCAGCCGATAACGTCCCCCGCTCCGTAGCGGCCCTCACTCAGCACGAACCGCTCCACCATGTCGTGCTCGGGATCGACAATCATGTATTCCCGCACGCCGAACCGCTCGTAAAGGGCTTTCTTCTCCCGCTTGTCCTTCACCCCCGTGGAGGGCGAAAGAATCTCCACCACCAGGTCCGGAGCGCCCTGCACATTGGCTTCAGTGAGCTTGCTTCCGTTG from Geobacter sp. DSM 9736 includes the following:
- the truA gene encoding tRNA pseudouridine(38-40) synthase TruA encodes the protein MRTIKLILEYDGTNYVGWQLQPNGLSIQQVVEEALERLLGEQVRVYSSGRTDAGVHAKGMVAVFRTQRNLPLRAFTYGLNNLLPCDIKVQGSAEVDADFNPRADAKGKHYRYTIVNAPHRSPLSRLYAWQLKAPLDLDLMREAAVHFVGERDFCAFRASGCSARTTVRTIYSVEVVRSGEFIHIDVFGSGFLRNMVRIMAGTLAEIGQGKMPPDVVAALLTGQARVNAGMTAPPQGLCLMEVFYGSEFFLDNI
- a CDS encoding transcriptional regulator gives rise to the protein MRTVTLEIASREKSSRRFLQAFKGEAQGEFISFDSPELLFKVISGKRWQLLKVMTGAGPMTIREAARRMERDVKAVHGDVQVLLKAGILQKTENGLLVFPFDAVHVDFMLRAA
- a CDS encoding DUF6516 family protein; protein product: MKAELLLNERHIVSEAAFVEMVVWRLPSPLSGSHHNFKCRLALVVDGRCVVRYDNEAGKGDHKHLGGEEASYAFTTSQALLDDFWRDVDNWRF
- a CDS encoding type II toxin-antitoxin system RelE/ParE family toxin, with the translated sequence MRHGPPGSEKLGGLDVYRIRQGHYRIMYSIEDDALTVWVVKVGIGGRYR
- a CDS encoding DEAD/DEAH box helicase yields the protein MSVQFRITDQILRVDDASDATEGLVHKYDAFLNLLHTGNYAFLRDAARTAIRFLISPKYPDLERLARENWQNNQTLAARHDNSIDAFLAKMPLRDRKAATLDIATGGGKSFLMYGIAAIALAEGLVDRVLVLCPSLTIEDGLLEKFNRLAGDPRLAEVMKELGALISIPGIKRGNETIQPGDICIENIHAVYGNAGSSISDSFRGNGERTLVLNDEAHHLFSPDDSDESSMKKWLLFLKGAGYDFRYMLHVTGTAYVGNDYFPDVIYRFGLKQAVEAKVVKKPDYVQEETYKKQSWDKIHTVHMGNVKEYGTKVRPISIVVTKDIAECVEQWKQLVDFLVKKEKISRADAEQKAIWVTSGIPTAKAAKARVEAAYCPRDSKDSPDKRRKENIAALKGVDDPSSPVEWIVSVSMLTEGWDVKNVFQVVPHDSRAFGSKLLIAQVLGRGLRVPPNLDTRPLLKVTNHEAWSAEIANLLRDVLEVENTLSWGYDSRRDEYVFPLHNLSYELVDKTVETKKQKATEIILTLKPQSRKSTEYSTFSESGKLAIELLHEDVHEIEYAVCMLHDFIADKDRKLGEKWPKSRIRKLITGALRSGGYDDTFLSRENLSLVQQAFGPLFRDVDREHPRKANVAKALMTIDYRESMRQSFSEGRIKENGAVYHVDGDTKPFDKDEAYLWKQYCKWAEMVEAFGDETPENIKEIVKRLHQVDAAKFKTPVNVLYASHEPERRFSDLLFERSDLIGSFIKSPDRGCYSFPYSYKPAKTGKTHARNEFFNPDFFIRLKACHDVLVVEIKQDGDDNNRNRAKFRDGKAHFERLNAALTEAGEPWRYHFYFLSPQDYTGFFDKIADGGYEGWKSSLMQDLSSLT
- a CDS encoding site-specific DNA-methyltransferase; its protein translation is MTNLNNDDRNELIRLLQAGQQIPAHWRGKLFPGGEQSVEVGKEYRLEYAGKMKREQVLAETPAAPWQLVRRFAEDRPHGDGWRNLLVWGDNLLALRELLADQQGANRFGTRDKIKLIYIDPPFATKQDFMKDKEKAYRDKVLGAQFIEFLRRRLILLRDLLADDGSIYLHLDVKKIHYMKAIMDEVFGEYNFKNEIIWKRTSAHSDSKTYANVHDTILFYTKSDSNVFSAQYSQYSHVHLKERYKHVDKDGRRFTDGDLVGAGLKGGGYDYEWKKIRKIWRCPFETMQRYELEDRLYYTKNGVPRIKRYLDEVQGQPVQDLWLDIFPVNSQAAERANYPTQKPEKLLERIIKTSSKEGDIVIDCFAGSGSTPVVAEKLGRRWIAFDCGKLAIYTIQKRLFTLTSNIGSAKADERLVTGRISDWNDHLKSHPGLLLITEKAKNGECNVTLDLLADLAEIVSKHDLLKKGTPFAIACPETNLCISPDRLDDVGPDDGPGEKSVTVDGREFRISLVAPKEKPEKEKTLPPKEFALYRAGLYDMESLRGMPWQEYRPFVLKLFGVREEVHSRYGLELDGYIGTHSALVWNYPDHPTLTLDYGYVDNLQQILRGRKGERFYVIAPTVAMDFAEDEIERVGAVYVFLKVPISVILRLIQQREPGALKQPMREADVNEVIDAIGFDFISQPVVKYKPHAKRRGLLPELVVDVSEFRSKTLTTDPEDFANFETFSMAMIDLNYDGDVFRLDRVFWGEDLLKAAGGLEKAKALEIRIPEEEFKGEKMMVILCDRYGNEKTLVFGKADFQ
- a CDS encoding helix-turn-helix domain-containing protein: MPRNRIIKSGEIGAAIKRRRNELGYSQEWLAEFLDVSYQQVQRYENGISMINVETLQKIAGALSVPATFFFNTERPHVAAEPSLPYQSADEKALLKHYRQIPAKSDRELVVRVARLASRK
- a CDS encoding Uma2 family endonuclease; this encodes MGPTARKVGGRFTYADYLTWPSDERWEIIGGEAYAMTPAPTTRHQEVSGSIFALFRSYFKGKQCNVLYAPTDVVLDDSNVVQPDILVVCNGSKLTEANVQGAPDLVVEILSPSTGVKDKREKKALYERFGVREYMIVDPEHDMVERFVLSEGRYGAGDVIGWTETLPVAIFPELVLNLWEVLGKELPPEEGDALLGQ